A genomic segment from Gracilinanus agilis isolate LMUSP501 chromosome 1, AgileGrace, whole genome shotgun sequence encodes:
- the LOC123232316 gene encoding piwi-like protein 1 yields the protein MSGRARARARGRARGQETSQLVGPVASQQPGYLKPRPQQPTSEGELVGRGRQRGALGATKSQELQISAGFQELSLGERGGRRRDFHDLGVNTRQNLEHVKESKTGSSGIVVRLSTNHFRLTSRPQWALYQYHVDYNPQMEARRLRSALLFQHEELIGRCHAFDGTILFLPKRLQNKVTEVFSQTRNGETVKITITLTNELPPTSPTCLQFYNIIFRRLLKIMNLQQIGRNYYNPSDPINIPNHRLVIWPGFTTSILQYENNIMLCTDVSHKVLRSETVLDFMFSLYQQFGEHRFQEQVSKELIGLIVLTKYNNKTYRVDDIDWEQNPRSTFKKADGSEISFLDYYRKQYNTEITDLKQPVLVSQPKRRRGPGGVLPGPALLMPELCFLTGLTDKMRNDFNVMKDLAVHTRLTPEQRQREVGRLIDYIHKDDNVQKELRDWGLSFDSNLLSFSGRILQAEKIHQGGKTFDYNPQFADWSKETRGAPLISVKPLDNWLLIYTRRNYEAANSLIQNLFKVTPAMGIQMKKAIMIEVDDRTEAYLRVLQQKVTSDTQIVVCLLSSNRKDKYDAIKKYLCTDCPTPSQCVIARTLGKQQTVMAIATKIALQMNCKMGGELWRVDMPLKLAMIIGIDCYHDTTAGRRSIAGFVASINEGMTRWFSRCVFQDRGQELVDGLKVCLQAALRAWNSYNEYMPSRIVVYRDGVGDGQLKTLVNYEVPQFLDCLKSVGKGYNPRLTVIVVKKRVNARFFAQSGGRLQNPLPGTVIDVEVTRPEWYDFFIVSQAVRSGSVSPTHYNVIYDNSGLKPDHIQRLTYKLCHVYYNWPGVIRVPAPCQYAHKLAFLVGQSIHKEPNLSLSNRLYYL from the exons ATGAGTGGACGTGCACGGGCTAGAGCAAGAGGAAGGGCTCGAGGTCAGGAGACATCACAACTTGTGGGACCTGTTGCA AGTCAGCAACCTGGATATTTAAAGCCGAGACCTCAACAGCCAACATCTGAAGGTGAACTTGTTGGACGTGGACGACAGAGAGGAGCACTAGGAGCAACAAAATCTCAAG AGCTTCAGATTTCAGCTGGATTCCAGGAGCTATCtttgggggagagaggaggcCGTCGAAGAGATTTTCATGACCTTGGGGTGAATACCAGACAGAACTTGGAACATGTTAAAGAGTCAAAAACAG GTTCTTCAGGCATTGTTGTAAGATTAAGCACAAACCACTTTAGACTGACATCTCGTCCCCAGTGGGCTTTGTATCAGTACCATGTTGACTATAACCCACAGATGGAAGCCAGAAGACTTCGTTCAGCTTTACTTTTTCAACATGAAGAGCTAATAGGAAGGTGTCATGCTTTTGATGGAACAATATTATTTCTACCCAAAAGACTACAAAACAag gTTACAGAAGTGTTTAGTCAGACTCGGAATGGAGAAACTGTGAAGATAACAATTACTTTAACCAATGAACTTCCACCCACTTCACCAACTTGTTTacagttttataatattattttcagaAG GCTTTTGAAGATCATGAATTTGCAACAAATTGGACGTAATTATTATAATCCAAGTGATCCAATCAATATCCCAAATCATAG GTTGGTGATTTGGCCAGGATTCACTACCTCTATTCTTCAATATGAGAATAATATTATGCTATGCACTGATGTAAGCCATAAAGTTCTTCGAAGCGAAACTGTTTTAGATTTTATGTTCAGCCTGTATCAACAATTTGGTGAACATCGATTTCAAGAACAAGTCTCAAAAGAATTAATAGGATTAATCGTTCTTACCAA GTACAACAATAAAACCTATAGAGTAGATGATATTGACTGGGAGCAGAATccaagaagcacctttaaaaaagCAGATGGCTCTGAAATCAGCTTTTTAGACTACTACAGAAAG CAATATAATACAGAAATCACCGACTTAAAGCAGCCAGTTTTGGTCAGCCAGCCCAAGCGGAGGAGGGGCCCTGGTGGTGTACTGCCAGGACCTGCTTTGCTCATGCCTGAACTCTGTTTCCTCACAG GTCTAACTGATAAAATGCGCAATGATTTTAATGTGATGAAAGATTTAGCTGTTCATACAAGATTGACACCAGAACAAAGGCAGCGTGAAGTTGGAAGACTCATTGACTATATTCACAA aGATGACAATGTTCAGAAGGAACTTCGTGACTGGGGTTTGAGCTTTGACTCCAACTTACTGTCATTCTCAGGAAGAATACTGCAAGCAGAAAAAATTCACCAAGGAGGAAAAACA TTTGACTACAATCCACAGTTTGCAGATTGGTCAAAAGAAACAAGAGGTGCTCCATTAATTAGTGTCAAACCACTAGATAATTGGTTATTGATTTATACCCGAAGAAATTATGAGGCGGCTAATTCACTAATCCAAAACCTATTTAAAGTTACACCTGCCAtgggaatacaaatgaaaaaagcaataat GATTGAAGTGGATGATAGAACTGAAGCCTATCTTAGAGTCTTGCAGCAAAAGGTTACATCAGATACTCAGATT GTAGTTTGTCTGTTGTCTAGTAATCGGAAAGACAAGTATGATGCTATAAAAAAATACTTGTGTACAGACTGTCCCACGCCAAGCCAGTGTGTGATTGCACGAACCTTAGGCAAGCAGCAAACTGTCATGGCGATTGCCACAAAAATTGCCCTTCAGATGAATTGCAAGATGGGAGGAGAACTTTGGAGGGTTGATATGCCC ctAAAGCTAGCAATGATCATTGGTATTGATTGTTACCATGACACTACAGCTGGGCGAAGATCAATTGCAGGATTTGTTGCTAGTATCAATGAAGGAATGACACG cTGGTTTTCACGTTGTGTCTTTCAAGATAGAGGGCAAGAGCTAGTAGATGGGCTCAAGGTCTGCTTGCAAG CTGCATTGAGGGCCTGGAATAGCTACAATGAATATATGCCAAGTCGAATTGTTGTATATCGGGATGGTGTAGGTGATGGCCAGCTGAAAACCTTGGTTAACTATGAAGTGCCACAATTTTTAGACTGCCTAAAATCTGTTGGTAAAGGTTACAA cCCAAGATTAACAGTAATTGTGGTGAAGAAAAGAGTGAATGCCAGATTTTTTGCACAGTCTGGAGGAAGACTTCAAAATCCTCTTCCTGGGACAGTTATTGATGTAGAAGTTACCAGACCAGAATG GTATGACTTTTTTATTGTGAGCCAGGCTGTGAGAAGTGGTAGTGTTTCTCCTACACATTATAATGTAATCTATGACAACAGTGGCCTGAAACCAGACCATATACAACGATTAACTTACAAACTCTGCCATGTGTATTATAACTGGCCA GGTGTCATTCGAGTTCCAGCTCCTTGCCAGTATGCTCACAAACTGGCTTTCCTTGTTGGCCAAAGTATTCACAAAGAACCTAATCTGTCACTGTCAAATCGTCTTTATTACCTCTGA